A window of Parasynechococcus marenigrum WH 8102 contains these coding sequences:
- a CDS encoding inositol monophosphatase family protein encodes MVTSVLSSEQLSAIHQLLDRIAERQRSDFGNIISDVKPDGTLITACDRWSDAELVKGLASIAPGEGVLSEEGSQRVPQSRAYWVVDPLDGTTNFATDIPVWAISVARFVDGRPSEVFLDVPALGQRFVALRGRGVMRNEQSLTTATRQHVNSACVSLCSRSIRVLQRKPNQPFPGKIRLFGVASLNLVSVAMGQTIAALEATPKIWDLAAAWLVLDELGCPIRWLDIDPAELSPGQDLSQTSFPMLAASSWSELARFLPWGEALLQP; translated from the coding sequence GTGGTGACGTCGGTACTCAGTTCAGAACAACTGAGCGCCATTCATCAGTTGCTGGATCGCATTGCAGAGCGTCAGCGCTCGGATTTCGGCAATATCATTTCTGATGTCAAACCAGACGGCACATTGATCACGGCCTGTGATCGCTGGAGTGATGCAGAGCTGGTCAAGGGACTGGCCTCGATTGCACCCGGTGAGGGCGTTCTCAGTGAAGAGGGGTCCCAGCGTGTTCCCCAGAGCAGGGCTTACTGGGTTGTGGACCCTCTGGATGGCACCACGAACTTCGCGACGGATATTCCAGTGTGGGCAATCTCCGTGGCGCGTTTTGTTGATGGCCGCCCCAGTGAGGTGTTCCTTGATGTTCCTGCCCTGGGTCAGCGCTTCGTGGCGTTGCGGGGGCGTGGTGTCATGCGCAATGAACAGTCGTTGACCACAGCGACCCGCCAGCACGTCAACAGCGCCTGTGTGTCGTTGTGCAGTCGTTCGATCCGTGTGTTGCAGCGAAAACCAAATCAGCCTTTTCCTGGAAAGATCCGGCTGTTCGGCGTGGCCAGCCTCAATCTGGTGAGCGTGGCGATGGGGCAGACCATTGCTGCCCTTGAGGCCACCCCAAAGATCTGGGATCTGGCGGCTGCCTGGTTGGTTCTCGATGAATTGGGCTGTCCGATCCGTTGGTTGGATATTGATCCCGCTGAGCTGTCGCCGGGTCAGGACTTGTCTCAGACCAGTTTTCCAATGCTTGCTGCAAGCTCTTGGT
- a CDS encoding TolC family protein produces the protein MRRFTATVVLTAGVLAAAPTPGFSQDEPTSSTSALVDQTTLPNALDLKGERPQSDSSVIPAAATEMPAELRDLGTPPSLALPDSPDQVRIHELRPLTLDEALTLAEVNSPSLKAAASQVDQAKSSLRAAISAWYPTVDLSANGLPSYLKSYNYRNPDFVPGIAGENETYDREKRADVSLSVRWDIIDPARVPEIASQRDAYEQSRDAYLIALRDLRLQTASSYFQLQEADEGVRIGQASVRASLVSLRDARARFNAGVNTKLEVLEAETQLARDRNLLTDRLASQDLARRGLARELALPQDITPTAATPSAPLGLWEPSLQESIVAAYNYREELDQLILDISIDNSRANSSLAAVQPVLSFVNTTTSFRSEGQSGVSSLGDIDMDDYTWGAQNTTALTATWRLFDGGRARAEYRRFKRAAEESAYNFASTRDGIRFEVEQSFINLRSAIQNIETTSSEVLSSRESLRLSQLRVQAGVSTQREVVDNQRDLTNAEIRYARAIREYNTSLAQLQRRTGLDALIACPANTLPAQKPEAEGMVIPIEPTPLKTACQMGAVAGQTEAIP, from the coding sequence GTGCGTCGGTTCACCGCAACTGTTGTCCTGACTGCTGGTGTTCTGGCGGCAGCTCCAACTCCTGGATTTAGTCAGGACGAACCGACATCCTCCACCTCAGCGTTGGTGGATCAAACCACCCTTCCAAACGCGCTCGATTTGAAGGGAGAGCGTCCTCAATCGGATTCATCGGTCATCCCTGCTGCTGCTACCGAGATGCCGGCTGAGCTCCGGGATCTTGGGACTCCCCCCAGCCTTGCTCTCCCTGACAGTCCTGATCAGGTTCGAATTCACGAGCTCCGTCCGCTGACGTTGGATGAAGCTCTGACGTTGGCCGAGGTCAACAGCCCATCTCTGAAGGCCGCTGCTAGCCAGGTTGATCAGGCCAAGTCGTCATTGCGCGCAGCGATTTCAGCGTGGTACCCCACGGTTGATCTGTCAGCTAACGGTCTTCCGAGTTATCTGAAGTCATACAACTATCGAAATCCAGATTTCGTCCCCGGCATCGCTGGTGAAAATGAAACTTACGATCGCGAAAAGCGTGCTGATGTCAGCCTGAGTGTCCGCTGGGACATCATTGACCCTGCACGTGTCCCTGAGATCGCATCACAACGTGACGCCTACGAGCAATCTCGAGATGCATATTTGATTGCCCTGCGGGACCTGCGTCTCCAAACCGCTTCTTCATATTTCCAACTGCAGGAGGCTGATGAAGGGGTTCGGATTGGACAGGCATCGGTTCGAGCGTCTCTGGTGAGCCTCCGAGATGCCAGAGCCCGCTTCAACGCGGGTGTCAACACCAAGCTGGAGGTGCTCGAAGCTGAGACGCAGTTGGCTCGAGACCGCAACCTGCTCACAGATCGTCTCGCATCACAGGATCTTGCCCGTCGCGGCTTGGCCCGTGAACTTGCACTGCCTCAGGACATCACCCCAACAGCGGCTACACCGTCAGCCCCCCTGGGATTGTGGGAGCCCTCTTTACAAGAGAGCATCGTCGCCGCCTACAACTATCGAGAAGAACTTGATCAGTTGATTCTTGATATCTCAATTGACAACAGCAGAGCTAATTCTTCCTTGGCTGCAGTCCAGCCGGTACTCAGTTTCGTCAACACCACAACCAGTTTCCGCAGCGAAGGACAGTCCGGTGTGAGCTCGCTCGGAGACATCGACATGGACGATTACACCTGGGGTGCCCAGAACACCACCGCTTTAACGGCAACCTGGCGACTCTTTGATGGTGGACGGGCCAGGGCTGAGTACCGCCGTTTCAAGCGAGCCGCCGAGGAGAGCGCCTACAACTTTGCGTCGACACGTGATGGCATCCGGTTTGAGGTTGAGCAGAGCTTCATCAACCTGCGCTCAGCCATCCAGAACATCGAGACCACATCGAGTGAAGTCTTGTCCTCCCGAGAGTCACTGCGGTTGTCTCAACTGCGGGTGCAGGCGGGTGTCAGCACACAGCGGGAAGTCGTAGACAACCAGCGCGATCTCACCAACGCTGAGATCCGCTATGCCCGCGCGATACGCGAATACAACACAAGCTTGGCTCAACTGCAGCGTCGCACGGGTCTTGATGCATTGATTGCCTGCCCTGCCAACACACTCCCTGCGCAAAAGCCGGAAGCTGAGGGCATGGTGATTCCGATTGAACCCACACCCCTGAAAACTGCTTGCCAGATGGGTGCCGTCGCAGGTCAGACTGAAGCAATCCCCTAG